The Thermus brockianus genome window below encodes:
- a CDS encoding thiamine ABC transporter substrate-binding protein, which yields MRKALALLFLLAFGLAQEVTLLTHQSFSLDKGLIAQFERETGLKLRILKAGDAGETLNRAILTKNAPIADVLYGFDNTFLSRALEADILLPYRSPAIQSLKATLLLDPTFRALPVDYGWVSLNYDKAYFQNRPLPKAPEDLARPEYARLLVVQNPATSSPGLAFLMATVARFGEDGYLDFWARLRDGGVRVAKGWSEAYYTHFTLYKGDRPLVVSYTTSPAAEVYYSEGKYQEPPTGNLFPELAFFQVEFVGILKGTKNLEGARRLVDWLLSRPVQENIPTEMWMYPARRDAKLPEVFRFAPEPLGSVRLDPKRMAENRERWIEEWTKVVLQGQSPEAVRRGRR from the coding sequence ATGCGGAAAGCCTTGGCGCTCCTTTTCCTTTTGGCCTTCGGCCTGGCCCAAGAGGTCACGCTCCTCACCCACCAAAGCTTCTCCCTGGACAAGGGCCTCATCGCCCAGTTTGAGCGGGAAACGGGCCTCAAGCTCCGCATCCTCAAGGCGGGGGATGCCGGGGAGACCCTGAACCGGGCCATCCTCACCAAGAACGCCCCCATCGCCGACGTGCTCTACGGCTTTGACAACACCTTCCTTTCCCGGGCGTTGGAGGCGGACATCCTCCTCCCCTACCGGAGCCCGGCGATCCAAAGCCTCAAGGCCACCCTGCTCCTGGACCCCACCTTCCGGGCCCTCCCCGTGGACTACGGTTGGGTAAGCCTGAACTACGATAAGGCCTACTTCCAGAATAGGCCCCTGCCCAAGGCGCCCGAGGACCTGGCGCGGCCCGAGTACGCCCGGCTCCTCGTCGTGCAAAACCCCGCCACCAGCTCCCCCGGCCTCGCCTTCCTCATGGCCACCGTGGCCCGTTTCGGCGAGGACGGCTACCTGGACTTCTGGGCCAGGCTTAGGGACGGCGGGGTGCGGGTGGCCAAGGGCTGGAGCGAGGCCTACTACACCCACTTCACCCTGTACAAGGGGGATAGGCCCCTCGTGGTCTCCTACACCACCAGCCCCGCCGCCGAGGTCTACTACTCCGAGGGCAAGTACCAAGAGCCCCCCACGGGGAACCTCTTCCCCGAGCTTGCCTTCTTCCAGGTGGAGTTCGTGGGCATCCTAAAGGGCACCAAGAACCTGGAAGGGGCGAGGAGGCTCGTGGACTGGCTCCTCTCCCGCCCCGTGCAGGAGAACATCCCCACGGAGATGTGGATGTACCCCGCCCGCCGGGACGCCAAGCTCCCCGAGGTCTTCCGCTTCGCCCCGGAACCCTTGGGAAGCGTCCGGCTTGACCCCAAGCGCATGGCGGAGAACCGGGAGCGCTGGATTGAGGAGTGGACCAAGGTGGTCCTCCAGGGGCAAAGCCCGGAGGCGGTGCGCCGGGGGCGGCGCTAG
- the rpoC gene encoding DNA-directed RNA polymerase subunit beta' yields MKKEVRKVRIALASPEKIRSWSYGEVEKPETINYRTLKPERDGLFDERIFGPIKDYECACGKYKRQRFEGKVCERCGVEVTKSIVRRYRMGHIELATPAAHIWFVKDVPSKIGTLLDLSATELEQVLYFSKYIVLDPKGAILNGIPVEKRQLLSDEEYRELRYGKQETYPLPTGTDALVKDGEEVVKGQELAPGVVSRMDGVALYRFPRRVVVDYLKRERASVRLPLAAWVEKEAYKPGEILAELAEPYLLRAEEEGVVELKELQEGYLLTLLQNEEPVARYLLPVGLVPQVVQGEIVEAGQPLAEGKGLLRLPRHMHAKVVGAEEEGDQVYLTLSLEWTEPKEYRVAPHMNVVVPEGAKVEPGDKIVAAIDPEEEVIAEAEGVVHLHEPASIVVMKAKVYPFEDDVEVSTGDRVAPGDVLADGGKVKSEIYGRVEVDLVRNVVRVVESYDIDARMGAEAIQALLKELDLEKLEKELLEEMKHPSRARRAKARKRLEVVRAFLDSGNRPEWMILEAVPVLPPDLRPMVQVDGGRFATSDLNDLYRRLINRNNRLKKLLAQGAPEIIIRNEKRMLQEAVDAVIDNGRRGAPVTNPGSDRPLRSLTDVLSGKQGRFRQNLLGKRVDYSGRSVIVVGPQLKLHQCGLPKRMALELFKPFLLKKMEEKGIAPNVKAARRMLERQRDIKDEVWDALEEVIHGKVVLLNRAPTLHRLGIQAFQPVLVEGQSIQLHPLVCEAFNADFDGDQMAVHVPLSSFAQAEARIQMLSAHNLLSPASGEPLAKPSRDIILGLYYITQVRREKKGAGLEFATPEEALAAYERGEVALNAPIKVAGKETTVGRLKFVFANPDEALLAVAHGLLDLQDVVTVRYLGKRLETSPGRILFARIVGEAVGDEKVAQELLQMDVPQEKNSLKDLVYQSFLRLGIEKTARLLDALKYYGFTLSTTSGITIGIDDAVIPAEKQKYLEEADRKLRQIEQAYEMGFLTDRERYDQVIQLWTETTEKITQAVFKNFEENYPFNPLYVMAQSGARGNPQQIRQLCGMRGLMQKPSGETFEVPVRSSFREGLTVLEYFISSHGARKGGADTALRTADSGYLTRKLVDVAHEIVVREADCGTTNYISVPLFQPDEVTRSLRLRKRSDIEAGLYGRVLAREVEVQGVRLEEGRYLSLEDVNLLIKGAEAGEIKEVPVRSPLTCQTRYGVCQKCYGYDLSMARPVSIGEAVGVVAAESIGEPGTQLTMRTFHTGGVATGTDITQGLPRVIELFEARRPKAKAVISEIDGVVRIEETEDKLSVFVESEGFAKEYKLPKDARLVVKDGDYVEAGQPLTRGAIDPHQLLEAKGPEAVERYLVDEIQKVYRAQGVKLHDKHIEIVVRQMLKYVEVTDPGDSRLLEGQVLEKWDVEALNERLIAEGKTPVAWKPLLMGVTKSALSTKSWLSAASFQNTTHVLTEAAIAGKKDELIGLKENVILGRLIPAGTGSDFVRFTQVVDQKTLKALEEARKEAVEATKEAPVRRAPRREQPGKQA; encoded by the coding sequence ATGAAAAAGGAAGTTCGCAAGGTCCGCATCGCCCTGGCCTCCCCGGAGAAGATCCGTTCCTGGAGCTACGGGGAGGTGGAGAAGCCGGAAACCATCAACTACCGCACGCTAAAGCCCGAGCGGGACGGGCTCTTTGACGAGCGCATCTTCGGCCCCATCAAGGACTACGAGTGCGCCTGCGGCAAGTACAAGCGCCAGCGCTTTGAGGGCAAGGTCTGCGAGCGCTGCGGCGTGGAGGTGACCAAGAGCATCGTGCGCCGCTACCGCATGGGGCACATTGAGCTCGCCACCCCCGCCGCCCACATCTGGTTCGTCAAGGACGTACCCTCCAAGATCGGCACCCTTTTGGACCTCTCCGCCACCGAGCTGGAGCAGGTGCTCTACTTCAGCAAGTACATCGTCCTGGACCCTAAAGGGGCCATCCTGAACGGCATCCCCGTGGAGAAGCGCCAGCTCCTCAGCGACGAGGAGTACCGGGAGCTCCGCTACGGCAAGCAGGAAACCTACCCCTTGCCCACGGGGACGGACGCCCTGGTGAAGGACGGGGAGGAGGTGGTAAAGGGCCAGGAGCTCGCCCCCGGGGTGGTGAGCCGCATGGACGGGGTGGCCCTTTACCGCTTCCCCCGCCGGGTGGTGGTGGACTACCTGAAGAGGGAACGGGCCTCCGTGCGCCTGCCCCTCGCCGCCTGGGTGGAGAAGGAGGCCTATAAGCCCGGGGAGATCCTGGCGGAGCTTGCCGAGCCCTACCTCCTGCGGGCCGAGGAGGAAGGGGTGGTGGAGCTTAAGGAACTTCAGGAAGGCTACCTCCTCACCCTCCTGCAAAACGAGGAGCCCGTGGCCCGCTACCTCCTCCCCGTGGGGCTTGTACCCCAGGTGGTGCAGGGGGAGATCGTGGAGGCGGGGCAGCCCCTGGCGGAAGGCAAGGGCCTTTTGCGCCTACCCCGGCACATGCACGCCAAGGTGGTGGGGGCGGAGGAGGAAGGGGACCAGGTCTACCTCACCCTCTCCTTGGAATGGACCGAGCCCAAGGAGTACCGGGTGGCCCCCCACATGAACGTGGTGGTGCCCGAGGGCGCCAAGGTGGAGCCGGGGGACAAGATCGTGGCCGCCATTGACCCCGAGGAAGAGGTCATCGCCGAGGCCGAGGGCGTGGTCCACCTGCACGAGCCCGCCAGCATCGTGGTGATGAAGGCCAAGGTCTACCCCTTTGAGGACGACGTGGAGGTCTCCACCGGGGACCGGGTGGCCCCCGGGGACGTGCTGGCGGACGGGGGCAAGGTCAAGAGCGAGATCTACGGCCGGGTGGAGGTGGACCTGGTCCGCAACGTGGTGCGGGTGGTGGAGTCCTACGACATTGACGCCCGCATGGGGGCCGAGGCCATCCAGGCCCTCCTCAAGGAGCTGGACCTGGAGAAGCTGGAAAAGGAGCTTTTGGAGGAGATGAAGCACCCCTCCCGGGCCCGGCGGGCCAAGGCCCGGAAGCGCCTCGAGGTGGTGCGGGCCTTCCTGGACTCCGGCAACCGGCCGGAGTGGATGATCCTCGAGGCCGTCCCCGTCCTGCCCCCGGACCTCCGCCCCATGGTCCAGGTGGACGGGGGCCGCTTCGCCACCAGCGACCTCAACGACCTCTACCGTCGCCTCATCAACCGCAACAACCGCCTGAAGAAGCTCCTCGCCCAAGGGGCCCCGGAGATCATCATCCGCAACGAGAAGCGCATGCTCCAGGAGGCGGTGGACGCCGTGATCGATAACGGCCGCCGCGGGGCCCCCGTGACCAACCCCGGCTCCGACCGCCCCTTGCGGAGCCTCACCGACGTCCTCTCGGGCAAGCAGGGCCGCTTCCGGCAGAACCTCTTGGGCAAACGGGTGGACTACTCGGGCCGCTCGGTGATCGTGGTGGGTCCCCAGCTCAAGCTCCACCAGTGCGGCCTGCCCAAGCGCATGGCCCTGGAGCTCTTCAAGCCCTTCCTCCTCAAGAAGATGGAGGAAAAGGGTATCGCTCCCAACGTCAAGGCGGCCAGGCGCATGCTGGAGCGGCAGCGGGACATCAAGGACGAGGTGTGGGACGCCCTGGAGGAGGTGATCCACGGGAAGGTGGTCCTCCTGAACCGGGCCCCCACCCTGCACCGCCTGGGCATCCAGGCCTTCCAGCCCGTCTTGGTGGAGGGGCAGTCCATCCAGCTCCACCCCCTGGTCTGCGAAGCCTTCAACGCCGACTTTGACGGGGACCAGATGGCGGTGCACGTGCCGCTTTCCTCCTTCGCCCAGGCGGAGGCCCGGATCCAGATGCTCTCCGCCCACAACCTCCTCTCCCCCGCCTCCGGCGAACCCCTGGCCAAGCCCAGCCGGGACATCATCCTGGGGCTTTACTACATCACCCAGGTGCGGCGGGAGAAGAAGGGGGCAGGCCTCGAGTTCGCCACCCCCGAGGAGGCCCTTGCCGCCTACGAGCGGGGCGAGGTGGCCCTGAACGCCCCCATCAAGGTGGCGGGCAAGGAGACCACCGTGGGCCGGCTCAAGTTCGTCTTCGCCAACCCCGACGAGGCCCTTTTGGCCGTGGCCCACGGGCTCCTGGACCTCCAGGACGTGGTCACGGTGCGCTACCTGGGCAAGCGGCTGGAGACGAGCCCGGGCCGCATTCTCTTCGCCCGCATCGTGGGGGAGGCGGTGGGGGACGAGAAGGTAGCCCAGGAACTCCTGCAGATGGACGTCCCCCAGGAAAAGAACTCCCTCAAGGACCTGGTCTACCAGTCCTTCCTGCGCCTGGGCATTGAGAAAACGGCCCGGCTTCTGGACGCCCTCAAGTACTACGGCTTCACCCTTTCCACCACGAGCGGCATCACCATCGGCATTGACGACGCCGTGATCCCGGCGGAAAAGCAGAAGTACTTGGAGGAGGCCGACCGCAAGCTCCGCCAGATTGAACAGGCCTACGAGATGGGCTTCCTCACGGACCGGGAACGGTACGACCAGGTGATCCAGCTCTGGACGGAGACCACGGAGAAGATCACCCAGGCGGTCTTCAAAAACTTTGAGGAGAACTACCCCTTCAACCCCCTTTACGTGATGGCCCAGTCCGGGGCCCGGGGTAACCCGCAGCAGATCCGCCAGCTTTGCGGCATGCGGGGCCTCATGCAAAAGCCCTCGGGCGAAACCTTTGAGGTGCCGGTGCGCTCCTCCTTCCGCGAGGGCCTCACGGTTTTGGAGTACTTCATCTCCAGCCACGGGGCGCGTAAGGGTGGGGCGGACACCGCCTTGAGGACCGCCGACTCCGGTTACCTCACGCGGAAGCTGGTGGACGTGGCCCACGAGATCGTGGTGCGGGAGGCGGACTGCGGCACCACCAACTACATCTCCGTCCCCCTCTTCCAGCCCGACGAGGTGACCCGTTCCCTGCGCCTAAGGAAGCGCTCGGACATTGAGGCGGGGCTTTACGGCCGGGTTTTGGCCCGGGAGGTGGAGGTGCAGGGGGTGCGGCTGGAGGAGGGCCGCTACCTCTCCTTGGAGGACGTGAACCTCCTCATCAAGGGGGCAGAGGCCGGGGAGATCAAGGAGGTGCCGGTGCGGAGCCCCCTCACCTGCCAGACCCGCTACGGGGTCTGCCAGAAGTGCTACGGCTACGACCTCTCCATGGCCCGGCCCGTGTCCATCGGCGAGGCGGTGGGCGTGGTGGCGGCGGAGTCCATCGGGGAGCCGGGCACCCAGCTCACCATGCGCACCTTCCACACGGGCGGTGTGGCCACGGGCACGGACATCACCCAGGGTCTACCCCGGGTCATTGAGCTCTTTGAGGCCCGCAGGCCCAAGGCCAAGGCCGTCATCTCCGAGATTGACGGGGTGGTGCGCATTGAGGAAACCGAGGACAAGCTTTCCGTCTTCGTGGAGTCGGAAGGCTTCGCCAAGGAGTACAAGCTCCCCAAGGACGCCCGCTTGGTGGTGAAGGACGGGGACTACGTGGAGGCGGGCCAACCCCTCACCCGCGGGGCCATTGATCCCCACCAGCTCCTCGAGGCCAAAGGTCCCGAGGCGGTGGAGCGCTACCTGGTGGACGAGATCCAGAAGGTCTACCGGGCCCAGGGCGTGAAGCTCCACGACAAGCACATTGAGATCGTGGTGCGGCAGATGCTCAAGTACGTGGAGGTGACCGACCCCGGGGATAGCCGCCTCCTGGAGGGCCAGGTCCTGGAGAAGTGGGACGTGGAGGCCCTGAACGAAAGGCTCATCGCCGAGGGCAAGACCCCGGTGGCCTGGAAGCCCCTCCTCATGGGGGTGACCAAGAGCGCCCTCTCCACCAAGAGCTGGCTTTCCGCCGCCAGCTTCCAGAACACCACCCACGTCCTCACCGAGGCGGCCATCGCCGGGAAGAAGGACGAGCTCATCGGCCTCAAGGAGAACGTCATCCTGGGCCGCCTGATCCCCGCCGGCACCGGTTCGGACTTCGTGCGCTTCACCCAGGTGGTGGACCAGAAGACCCTGAAGGCCCTGGAGGAGGCCCGCAAAGAAGCGGTGGAGGCCACCAAGGAGGCCCCCGTCCGCCGGGCACCCAGGCGGGAGCAACCGGGCAAGCAAGCTTAA
- a CDS encoding fuculose-1-phosphate aldolase, translating into MLARLYTAFRQVGEDLFAQRLISATAGNFSARTKEGFLITKSGVQKARLTPEDLLEVPLEGPFPPGASVESIIHREVYRRTDAMALAHAHPRVAVALSLSLEKLVPLDLEGQIYLKEVPVLSPKTTSATEEAALAVAEALRHHPVCLLRGHGAFAKGTKEKPEEALLEAYSLLTTLEESAEVLLYHRLWGKG; encoded by the coding sequence ATGCTGGCTAGGCTCTACACCGCCTTCCGCCAGGTGGGGGAGGACCTTTTCGCCCAGCGCCTCATCTCCGCCACCGCCGGCAACTTTTCCGCCCGCACTAAGGAGGGCTTTCTCATCACCAAAAGCGGGGTACAGAAGGCGCGGCTCACCCCGGAGGACCTCCTGGAGGTGCCCCTGGAGGGCCCCTTCCCCCCGGGGGCCAGCGTGGAGAGCATCATCCACCGGGAGGTCTACCGGCGCACGGACGCCATGGCCCTGGCCCACGCCCACCCTCGGGTGGCGGTGGCCCTTTCCCTGAGCTTGGAAAAACTTGTGCCCCTGGACCTCGAGGGCCAGATCTACCTCAAAGAGGTCCCCGTCCTCTCCCCCAAGACCACCTCCGCCACGGAAGAGGCGGCCCTGGCGGTGGCGGAGGCCCTGCGGCACCACCCCGTCTGCCTCCTCAGAGGGCATGGGGCCTTCGCCAAAGGGACGAAGGAAAAGCCGGAGGAGGCCCTTCTGGAGGCCTATAGCCTCCTCACCACCCTGGAGGAGAGCGCCGAGGTCCTCCTCTACCACCGGCTTTGGGGAAAGGGATGA
- a CDS encoding alpha/beta fold hydrolase yields MREEIGYIPVGEAELYVEDVGDPHAPALLVLHGGPGGNAYVLREGLQDYLEGFRVVYFDQRGSGRSLELPQDPRLFTVDALVEDTLALAEALGIERFGLLAHGFGAVVALEILRRYPEAEGAVLLGPWVSFPWLAARLAEAAGLTPGEDPEENLKAALAKAEPKLLFDRLMFPSPRGRLEYEWLAEGSGILGPDTPALAFLQNGLWRLDYTPYLTPSSKALAVVVGERDGTSYPYAEEVAERLRAPIRVVPEAGHYPWIDAPEAFGEAFRSALTQVLTPQGW; encoded by the coding sequence ATGCGGGAAGAAATCGGCTACATCCCCGTAGGGGAGGCGGAGCTTTACGTGGAGGACGTGGGGGATCCCCACGCCCCCGCCCTTCTGGTCCTCCACGGGGGGCCCGGGGGCAACGCCTACGTCCTCCGGGAAGGGCTCCAGGACTACCTGGAGGGCTTCCGCGTGGTCTACTTTGACCAGCGGGGCTCGGGGCGGAGCCTGGAGCTTCCCCAAGACCCCAGGCTTTTCACCGTGGACGCCTTGGTGGAGGACACCCTGGCCCTGGCCGAGGCCCTGGGGATAGAGCGGTTTGGCCTCCTGGCCCACGGCTTCGGGGCGGTGGTGGCCCTGGAGATCCTCCGCCGCTACCCCGAGGCGGAAGGGGCCGTGCTCCTCGGGCCTTGGGTGAGCTTTCCCTGGCTTGCCGCCCGCCTGGCGGAGGCAGCGGGCCTGACCCCAGGGGAAGACCCCGAGGAAAACCTCAAGGCCGCCTTGGCTAAGGCCGAGCCCAAGCTCCTCTTTGACCGGCTCATGTTCCCAAGCCCAAGGGGGCGCCTGGAGTACGAGTGGCTGGCGGAGGGCTCGGGGATCCTAGGCCCCGACACCCCGGCCCTGGCCTTCCTGCAAAACGGGCTTTGGCGCCTGGACTACACCCCCTACCTCACCCCCTCCTCCAAGGCCTTGGCGGTGGTGGTGGGGGAGCGGGACGGCACCAGCTACCCCTACGCCGAGGAGGTGGCGGAGCGCCTTCGGGCACCCATCCGCGTGGTGCCGGAGGCCGGGCACTACCCCTGGATTGACGCCCCCGAGGCCTTCGGCGAGGCCTTCCGCAGCGCCCTCACCCAGGTCCTCACCCCCCAAGGGTGGTAG
- a CDS encoding DNA-directed RNA polymerase subunit beta, with protein sequence MEIKRFGRIREVILLPPLTEIQVASYQKALQADVPPEKRENVGIQAAFKETFPIEEGDKGKGGLVLDFLEYRIGEPPFPPDECRQKDLTYQAPLYARLQLIHKDTGLIKEDEVFLGHIPLMTEDGSFIINGADRVIVSQIHRSPGVYFTPDPARLGRYIASIIPLPKRGPWIDLELEQNGTVSMKVNKRKFPLVLLLRVLGYDAETLNRELGAYGDLVQGLLDEAVLSMRPEEALVRLFTLLRPGDPPKKDKALAYLYGLLADPRRYDLGEAGRYKAEEKLGIRLSGRTLARFEDGEFKDEVFLPTLRYLFALTAGVPGHEVDDIDHLGNRRIRTVGELMADQFRVGLSRLARGVRERMVMGGDTLTPAKLVNNRPLEAAIREFFSRSQLSQFKDETNPLSSLRHKRRISALGPGGLTRERAGFDVRDVHRTHYGRICPVETPEGANIGLITSLAAYARVDALGFIRTPYRRVVNGVVTDEVVYMTATEEDRYTIAQANTPVEGGRIATDRVVARRRGEPVIVSPEEVEFMDVSPKQVFSVNTNLIPFLEHDDANRALMGSNMQTQAVPLIRAQAPVVMTGLEERVVRDSLAALYAEEDGEVVAVDGRRIAVRYADGRLVEHPLRRYVRSNQGTALDQRPRVVVGQRVKKGDLLADGPASEGGFLALGQNVLVAIMPFDGYNFEDAIVISEELLKRDFYTSIHIERYEIEARDTKLGPERITRDIPHLSEAALRDLDEEGVVRIGAEVKPGDILVGRTSFKGEQEPSPEERLLRSIFGEKARDVKDTSLRVPPGEGGIVVGTLRLRRGDPGVELKPGVREVVRVFVAQKRKLQVGDKLANRHGNKGVVAKILPVEDMPHLPDGTPVDVILNPLGVPSRMNLGQILETHLGLAGYFLGQRYISPVFDGATEPEIKALLAEAFDLYFGKRKAEGFGVDKREQEVLARAAKLGLVSPDKTPEEQLKELFTQGKVVLYDGRSGEPIEGPIVVGQMFIMKLYHMVEDKMHARSTGPYSLITQQPLGGKAQFGGQRFGEMEVWALEAYGAAHTLQEMLTLKSDDIEGRNAAYEAIIKGEDVPEPSVPESFRVLVKELQALALDVQTLDEKDNPVDIFEGLASKR encoded by the coding sequence ATGGAGATTAAGCGGTTCGGTCGCATCCGAGAGGTCATTCTCCTTCCTCCCCTTACGGAAATCCAAGTGGCTTCCTACCAAAAGGCCCTCCAGGCCGACGTGCCCCCGGAAAAGCGGGAGAACGTGGGCATCCAGGCGGCCTTCAAGGAGACCTTCCCCATTGAGGAGGGCGACAAGGGCAAGGGCGGCCTGGTCCTGGACTTTTTGGAGTACCGCATCGGCGAACCGCCTTTCCCACCCGATGAGTGCCGGCAGAAGGACCTTACCTACCAGGCCCCCCTTTACGCCCGGCTCCAGCTCATCCATAAGGACACGGGGCTGATCAAGGAGGACGAGGTCTTCTTGGGCCACATCCCCCTGATGACCGAGGACGGCTCCTTCATCATCAACGGGGCCGACCGGGTCATCGTCTCCCAGATCCACCGCTCCCCTGGGGTTTACTTCACCCCGGACCCGGCCCGCTTAGGGCGGTACATCGCCAGCATCATCCCCCTGCCCAAGCGGGGGCCTTGGATTGACCTGGAGCTGGAGCAGAACGGCACCGTCTCCATGAAGGTCAACAAGCGCAAGTTCCCCCTGGTCCTGCTCCTCCGGGTCCTGGGGTACGATGCCGAAACCCTAAACCGGGAGCTTGGGGCCTACGGGGACCTGGTGCAGGGGCTTCTGGACGAGGCGGTGCTCTCCATGCGCCCCGAGGAAGCCCTGGTGCGCCTCTTCACCCTGCTCCGCCCTGGGGACCCGCCCAAGAAGGACAAGGCCTTGGCCTACCTCTACGGCCTGCTGGCCGACCCCCGGCGCTACGACCTGGGGGAGGCGGGCCGCTACAAGGCGGAGGAGAAGCTTGGCATCCGCCTTTCGGGCCGCACCCTGGCCCGCTTTGAGGACGGGGAGTTCAAGGATGAGGTCTTCCTGCCCACCCTCCGCTACCTCTTCGCCCTCACCGCCGGGGTGCCGGGCCACGAGGTGGACGACATTGACCACCTGGGCAACCGGCGCATCCGCACCGTGGGGGAGCTCATGGCCGACCAGTTCCGGGTGGGCCTAAGCCGCCTGGCCCGTGGGGTGCGGGAGCGCATGGTCATGGGTGGGGACACCTTGACCCCGGCCAAGCTCGTGAACAACCGGCCCCTCGAGGCTGCCATCCGAGAGTTCTTTAGCCGCAGCCAGCTTTCCCAGTTCAAGGACGAAACCAACCCCCTCTCCTCCTTGCGCCACAAGCGGAGGATCTCCGCCTTGGGCCCTGGCGGCCTCACCCGGGAGCGGGCGGGCTTTGACGTGCGCGACGTCCACCGCACCCATTACGGCCGCATCTGCCCGGTGGAGACCCCGGAAGGGGCCAACATCGGCCTCATCACCTCCTTGGCCGCCTACGCCCGGGTGGATGCCCTCGGGTTTATCCGCACCCCCTACCGCCGGGTGGTGAACGGGGTGGTGACGGACGAGGTGGTCTACATGACCGCCACGGAGGAGGACCGCTACACCATCGCCCAGGCCAACACCCCCGTGGAGGGAGGCCGCATCGCCACGGACCGGGTGGTGGCGAGAAGGCGGGGGGAGCCCGTCATCGTGAGCCCGGAGGAGGTGGAGTTCATGGACGTCTCCCCCAAGCAGGTCTTCTCCGTGAACACCAACCTCATCCCCTTCCTGGAGCACGACGACGCCAACCGGGCCCTGATGGGTTCCAACATGCAGACCCAGGCGGTGCCCCTTATCCGCGCCCAGGCCCCCGTGGTGATGACGGGCCTCGAGGAGCGGGTGGTGCGGGACTCCTTGGCCGCCCTGTACGCCGAGGAGGACGGCGAGGTGGTGGCGGTGGATGGGCGCCGCATCGCCGTGCGCTACGCCGACGGGCGCCTGGTGGAACACCCCTTACGCCGCTACGTGCGCTCCAACCAGGGCACCGCCCTGGACCAACGCCCCCGGGTGGTGGTGGGGCAAAGGGTGAAGAAGGGGGACCTCCTGGCGGACGGCCCCGCCTCGGAAGGGGGCTTTTTGGCCCTGGGGCAGAACGTCCTGGTAGCCATCATGCCCTTTGACGGCTACAACTTTGAGGACGCCATCGTCATCAGCGAGGAGCTCCTGAAGCGGGACTTCTACACCTCCATCCACATTGAGCGCTACGAGATAGAGGCCCGGGACACCAAGCTTGGCCCCGAGCGCATCACCCGGGACATCCCGCACCTCTCCGAGGCCGCCTTGCGCGACCTGGACGAGGAGGGCGTGGTGCGCATCGGCGCCGAGGTAAAACCCGGGGACATCCTGGTGGGCCGGACCAGCTTCAAAGGCGAGCAGGAACCCTCGCCCGAGGAACGCCTCCTCCGCTCCATCTTCGGCGAGAAGGCTCGGGACGTGAAGGACACCTCCTTGCGGGTGCCCCCTGGGGAAGGGGGCATCGTGGTGGGCACCCTGCGCCTTAGGCGGGGGGACCCAGGGGTGGAGCTTAAGCCTGGGGTGCGGGAGGTGGTGCGGGTCTTTGTGGCGCAAAAGCGCAAGCTCCAGGTGGGGGATAAGCTCGCCAACCGCCACGGGAACAAGGGCGTGGTGGCCAAGATCCTGCCCGTAGAGGACATGCCCCACCTTCCGGACGGCACCCCGGTGGACGTGATTCTGAACCCCTTGGGCGTGCCCAGCCGGATGAACCTGGGGCAGATCCTGGAAACCCACCTGGGCTTGGCCGGGTACTTCCTGGGCCAGCGCTACATCTCCCCGGTGTTTGACGGGGCCACGGAGCCCGAGATCAAGGCCCTCTTGGCCGAGGCCTTTGACCTGTATTTCGGCAAGCGGAAGGCGGAGGGCTTCGGCGTGGACAAGCGGGAACAGGAGGTCCTGGCCCGGGCGGCGAAGCTCGGCCTGGTGAGCCCGGACAAGACCCCAGAGGAGCAGCTCAAGGAGCTCTTCACGCAGGGCAAAGTGGTCCTCTACGATGGCCGCTCCGGAGAGCCCATTGAGGGGCCCATCGTGGTGGGGCAGATGTTCATCATGAAGCTCTACCACATGGTGGAGGACAAGATGCACGCCCGTTCCACCGGCCCCTACTCCCTCATCACCCAGCAACCCTTGGGGGGCAAGGCCCAGTTCGGTGGCCAGCGCTTCGGCGAAATGGAGGTGTGGGCCCTCGAGGCCTACGGGGCCGCCCACACCCTGCAGGAGATGCTCACCCTCAAGTCCGACGACATAGAAGGCCGCAACGCCGCGTACGAGGCCATCATCAAGGGCGAGGACGTGCCCGAGCCCAGCGTGCCCGAGTCCTTCCGCGTCTTGGTGAAGGAGCTCCAAGCCCTGGCCCTGGACGTGCAGACCCTGGACGAAAAGGACAATCCCGTGGACATCTTTGAGGGGCTGGCATCCAAGCGCTAA